A single window of Stigmatopora nigra isolate UIUO_SnigA chromosome 22, RoL_Snig_1.1, whole genome shotgun sequence DNA harbors:
- the LOC144215850 gene encoding UDP-xylose and UDP-N-acetylglucosamine transporter-like — protein sequence MGTVFAIILVFIGCCSNVVTLELLVREFPGSGNIVTFAQFVFIALEGFIFETRFGTKKPVIAIKNYVIMVSMFFTVSVVNNYALNFNIAMPLHMIFRSGSLIANMILGIIILKKRYPPSKYLSIALVSAGIFICTIMSAKQVNMANEGSEEQGFYAFMRWLIGIAMLTFALLMSARMGIFQETLYKKFGKHSKEALFYNHFLPLPGFLLLSTDIYNHCIHFSHSTPVLIPVIQMNVPIMWLYLFVNVITQYVCIRGVFILTTECASLTVTLVVTLRKFLSLIFSILYFQNPFTPWHWVGTAVVFMGTLIYTEVLSGITGAKKKAE from the exons ATGGGTACTGTTTTTGCCATTATTCTTGTGTTTATTGGGTGTTGTAGCAATGTGGTCACCCTGGAGCTGCTTGTCAG AGAATTCCCAGGATCTGGCAACATTGTCACATTTGCACAGTTTGTTTTCATTGCATTGGAGGGATTCATTTTTGAAACACGGTTTGGTACCAAGAAGCCTGTCATCGCCATCAA GAACTATGTGATCATGGTGAGCATGTTCTTCACGGTCAGCGTGGTCAACAACTACGCTCTCAACTTCAACATCGCCATGCCACTACACATGATCTTCAGATCG GGATCTCTCATTGCCAACATGATCCTGGGTATTATCATCTTGAAGAAACG GTATCCACCCAGCAAATATTTGTCCATTGCTTTAGTTTCTGCTGGCATCTTCATCTGCACTATCATGTCAGCAAAGCAAGTG AATATGGCTAACGAGGGTTCAGAAGAGCAAGGATTTTATGCCTTCATGCGCTGGCTTATAG GAATTGCCATGTTGACGTTTGCTCTGCTCATGTCAGCACGAATGGGAATTTTCCAGGAGACCTTGTACAAGAAGTTTGGAAAACACTCCAAAGAGGCTCTATTTTATAAC CATTTCCTTCCACTGCCGGGATTCCTGCTCCTCTCCACAGACATCTACAACCACTGCATCCACTTCAGTCATAGCA CCCCCGTGCTCATTCCTGTCATTCAAATGAACGTTCCGATTATGTGGCTCTACCTCTTTGTCAACGTCATCACACA GTACGTATGCATCCGTGGAGTGTTCATCCTGACCACCGAATGTGCCTCACTCACCGTCACTCTGGTGGTGACTCTGAGGAAATTCCTGAGCCTTATCTTCTCCATCCTATACTTCCAAAATCCCTTCACTCCGTGGCATTGGGTGGGCACTGCTGTGGTTTTCATGGGCACGCTAATCTACACTGAAGTCTTGAGCGGCATCACTGGGGCAAAGAAGAAGGCTGAGTGA
- the LOC144215849 gene encoding uncharacterized protein LOC144215849 isoform X1, protein MGGNSPSHLHPADGEFAGLTLVEGIRLSDRVIKRMRQKLINPWSPSPNLPLHADSTSVTTTTPIIPSPSVKQPFPLGFSTGPPPPPQEATTAPGSPPSRVTFHSPISPEEHAPAPPTEPTPPPAVDSFLLPPAEPNKIPPPPVNPGHPVVPASPPPLPTTSVLVPPTEPISPPSPVQPAPPSKPPPLVETVPVQPELSTPHPPCVMPVLVPPAEPSSPPPVEPVLPSKPATTPTVDIESSNTTQLAPSIHPPVAPICQSPSEPSMLPPPPVVQTSDSVLLHPAEPLTPPPCPSHLESVLLAPVHPQSPPLCSGVDLAVVAPTHEETGKSIPPPPAQEPAATTLPFPDVEEEVSAFVSAGPSAAAASVVNLEDIEKDLRQKIKEEMERELQGAMERRRAELQLQLEAMQTETHAAAESWAAAEVAARVKAALKADEPEQAANISKAIAKERHRTEDERLTMQLYWMEMKAHQLEEKEKALKERDALYKEHVAKLEARCTQFYKATAESFQKGKEDAHRRFMRFNIQPVCGDMQSQVMKCYQENPGKSLSCSRIASAYMQCVEQAKKSQPSTAG, encoded by the exons ATGGGTGGAAACAGCCCGAGTCATCTCCATCCTGCTGATGGAGAATTTGCAGGCCTCACTTTGGTGGAGGGCATTCGG TTGTCAGACAGAGTCATCAAACGAATGAGACAGAAACTGATCAATCCTTGGTCACCATCTCCGAATCTTCCACTTCATGCTGACTCCACCTCTGTCACCACGACAACGCCTATTATCCCGTCTCCCTCTGTGAAGCAGCCCTTTCCTCTTGGTTTCAGTACTggcccaccacctcctcctcaaGAAGCAACTACTGCACCCGGAAGCCCTCCTTCTCGTGTCACTTTTCACTCCCCTATATCACCCGAAGAACATGCACCCGCGCCTCCAACTGAGCCCACTCCTCCTCCAGCTGTAGACTCCTTCCTACTACCTCCAGCAGAGCCCAATAaaattcctcctcctcctgtaaATCCTGGACATCCAGTTGTCCCTGCTTCACCTCCTCCTCTACCTACAACATCTGTCCTTGTACCTCCAACTGAACCGATTTCACCTCCTTCTCCTGTCCAGCCAGCTCCTCCATCTAAGCCTCCTCCTCTTGTGGAAACAGTACCAGTACAACCAGAACTCTCTACACCTCATCCACCATGTGTTATGCCCGTTCTTGTGCCTCCCGCAGAGCCTTCTTCACCTCCTCCTGTAGAGCCAGTTCTCCCATCTAAACCTGCTACAACTCCAACAGTCGATATTGAATCTTCAAACACAACACAGCTTGCTCCATCTATTCATCCACCTGTAGCACCCATTTGCCAGTCTCCATCTGAGCCAAGTatgcttcctcctcctcctgtggTGCAAACTTCAG ACTCCGTTCTTCTCCATCCAGCTGAGCCTCTGACTCCACCACCTTGTCCATCACATTTGGAGTCCGTTCTTCTGGCTCCTGTACACCCACAGTCTCCACCACTTTGTTCTGGTGTGGACCTGGCTGTGGTGGCGCCAACTCATGAGGAAACCGGCAAAAGTATTCCACCACCACCTGCACAGGAGCCGGCCGCCACCACGCTGCCGTTCCCTGATGTGGAGGAAGAAGTCAGCGCGTTTGTCTCAGCGGGGCCCTCAGCGGCTG CTGCCTCGGTGGTGAACCTGGAAGATATTGAGAAGGACCTGAGGCAGAAAATCAAGGAAGAGATGGAAAGAGAGCTACAGGGGGCGATGGAGCGTAGGAGGGCAGAGCTACAATTGca GCTAGAAGCGATGCAGACGGAGACCCACGCGGCAGCCGAATCATGGGCTGCGGCTGAAGTGGCAGCGCGGGTGAAAGCGGCACTGAAGGCAGACGAGCCGGAGCAGGCGGCCAACATTAGCAAAGCCATCGCCAAGGAGCGCCACAGGACAGAAGACGAGCGGCTGACAATGCAGCTTTAC TGGATGGAGATGAAG GCTCACCAActggaggagaaggagaaagcCCTCAAGGAACGAGACGCTCTCTACAAAGAACACGTTGCCAAACTTGAAGCAAGG TGCACCCAGTTCTACAAAGCGACTGCTGAGAGTTTCCAGAAAGGCAAAGAGGACGCACACCGGCGATTTAT GCGCTTCAACATCCAGCCAGTTTGTGGAGATATGCAGAGTCAAGTGATGAAATGTTACCAAGAGAATCCAGGAAAAAGTCTGTCCTGCTCCAGAATTGCATCTGCATACATGCAGTGTGTGGAGCAAGCTAAGAAA AGTCAACCGAGCACTGCAGGTTAA
- the LOC144215618 gene encoding vesicle transport protein GOT1B isoform X2: MISLTDSQKIGMGLTGFGVFFLIFGMMLFFDKALLAIGNILFVAGLSFVIGLERTFRFFFQRHKAKATSFFLGGVFVVLIGWPIIGVVLEIYGFFLLFRGFFPVAVGFIRRIPVLGSLLSLPGIRTLVDKIGESNNMD, encoded by the exons ATGATTTCGCTCACAGACTCGCAAA AAATCGGAATGGGGCTGACCGGATTTGGGGtgtttttcctgatttttgGAATGATGCTCTTTTTTGATAAAGCTCTTTTGGCCATTGGAAAT ATTCTCTTCGTCGCGGGTTTGTCTTTTGTCATCGGTCTCGAGCGAACATTCCGATTCTTCTTCCAGCGACACAAAGCCAAAGCCACCAGCTTCTTCCTGGGAGGAGTGTTTGTCGTATTGATCGGCTGGCCCATCATTGGCGTGGTTCTTGAGATTTACGGCTTCTTCCTTTTATTTCG GGGATTCTTCCCGGTGGCTGTGGGTTTTATCCGACGAATCCCGGTGCTCGGCTCTCTGCTCAGTTTACCAGGGATCAGGACT ttGGTGGATAAAATTGGTGAGAGCAACAACATG
- the LOC144215849 gene encoding uncharacterized protein LOC144215849 isoform X2: protein MGGNSPSHLHPADGEFAGLTLVEGIRLSDRVIKRMRQKLINPWSPSPNLPLHADSTSVTTTTPIIPSPSVKQPFPLGFSTGPPPPPQEATTAPGSPPSRVTFHSPISPEEHAPAPPTEPTPPPAVDSFLLPPAEPNKIPPPPVNPGHPVVPASPPPLPTTSVLVPPTEPISPPSPVQPAPPSKPPPLVETVPVQPELSTPHPPCVMPVLVPPAEPSSPPPVEPVLPSKPATTPTVDIESSNTTQLAPSIHPPVAPICQSPSEPSMLPPPPVVQTSDSVLLHPAEPLTPPPCPSHLESVLLAPVHPQSPPLCSGVDLAVVAPTHEETGKSIPPPPAQEPAATTLPFPDVEEEVSAFVSAGPSAAAASVVNLEDIEKDLRQKIKEEMERELQGAMERRRAELQLQLEAMQTETHAAAESWAAAEVAARVKAALKADEPEQAANISKAIAKERHRTEDERLTMQLYAHQLEEKEKALKERDALYKEHVAKLEARCTQFYKATAESFQKGKEDAHRRFMRFNIQPVCGDMQSQVMKCYQENPGKSLSCSRIASAYMQCVEQAKKSQPSTAG, encoded by the exons ATGGGTGGAAACAGCCCGAGTCATCTCCATCCTGCTGATGGAGAATTTGCAGGCCTCACTTTGGTGGAGGGCATTCGG TTGTCAGACAGAGTCATCAAACGAATGAGACAGAAACTGATCAATCCTTGGTCACCATCTCCGAATCTTCCACTTCATGCTGACTCCACCTCTGTCACCACGACAACGCCTATTATCCCGTCTCCCTCTGTGAAGCAGCCCTTTCCTCTTGGTTTCAGTACTggcccaccacctcctcctcaaGAAGCAACTACTGCACCCGGAAGCCCTCCTTCTCGTGTCACTTTTCACTCCCCTATATCACCCGAAGAACATGCACCCGCGCCTCCAACTGAGCCCACTCCTCCTCCAGCTGTAGACTCCTTCCTACTACCTCCAGCAGAGCCCAATAaaattcctcctcctcctgtaaATCCTGGACATCCAGTTGTCCCTGCTTCACCTCCTCCTCTACCTACAACATCTGTCCTTGTACCTCCAACTGAACCGATTTCACCTCCTTCTCCTGTCCAGCCAGCTCCTCCATCTAAGCCTCCTCCTCTTGTGGAAACAGTACCAGTACAACCAGAACTCTCTACACCTCATCCACCATGTGTTATGCCCGTTCTTGTGCCTCCCGCAGAGCCTTCTTCACCTCCTCCTGTAGAGCCAGTTCTCCCATCTAAACCTGCTACAACTCCAACAGTCGATATTGAATCTTCAAACACAACACAGCTTGCTCCATCTATTCATCCACCTGTAGCACCCATTTGCCAGTCTCCATCTGAGCCAAGTatgcttcctcctcctcctgtggTGCAAACTTCAG ACTCCGTTCTTCTCCATCCAGCTGAGCCTCTGACTCCACCACCTTGTCCATCACATTTGGAGTCCGTTCTTCTGGCTCCTGTACACCCACAGTCTCCACCACTTTGTTCTGGTGTGGACCTGGCTGTGGTGGCGCCAACTCATGAGGAAACCGGCAAAAGTATTCCACCACCACCTGCACAGGAGCCGGCCGCCACCACGCTGCCGTTCCCTGATGTGGAGGAAGAAGTCAGCGCGTTTGTCTCAGCGGGGCCCTCAGCGGCTG CTGCCTCGGTGGTGAACCTGGAAGATATTGAGAAGGACCTGAGGCAGAAAATCAAGGAAGAGATGGAAAGAGAGCTACAGGGGGCGATGGAGCGTAGGAGGGCAGAGCTACAATTGca GCTAGAAGCGATGCAGACGGAGACCCACGCGGCAGCCGAATCATGGGCTGCGGCTGAAGTGGCAGCGCGGGTGAAAGCGGCACTGAAGGCAGACGAGCCGGAGCAGGCGGCCAACATTAGCAAAGCCATCGCCAAGGAGCGCCACAGGACAGAAGACGAGCGGCTGACAATGCAGCTTTAC GCTCACCAActggaggagaaggagaaagcCCTCAAGGAACGAGACGCTCTCTACAAAGAACACGTTGCCAAACTTGAAGCAAGG TGCACCCAGTTCTACAAAGCGACTGCTGAGAGTTTCCAGAAAGGCAAAGAGGACGCACACCGGCGATTTAT GCGCTTCAACATCCAGCCAGTTTGTGGAGATATGCAGAGTCAAGTGATGAAATGTTACCAAGAGAATCCAGGAAAAAGTCTGTCCTGCTCCAGAATTGCATCTGCATACATGCAGTGTGTGGAGCAAGCTAAGAAA AGTCAACCGAGCACTGCAGGTTAA
- the LOC144215618 gene encoding vesicle transport protein GOT1B isoform X1, which translates to MISLTDSQKIGMGLTGFGVFFLIFGMMLFFDKALLAIGNILFVAGLSFVIGLERTFRFFFQRHKAKATSFFLGGVFVVLIGWPIIGVVLEIYGFFLLFRGFFPVAVGFIRRIPVLGSLLSLPGIRTLVDKIGESNNMV; encoded by the exons ATGATTTCGCTCACAGACTCGCAAA AAATCGGAATGGGGCTGACCGGATTTGGGGtgtttttcctgatttttgGAATGATGCTCTTTTTTGATAAAGCTCTTTTGGCCATTGGAAAT ATTCTCTTCGTCGCGGGTTTGTCTTTTGTCATCGGTCTCGAGCGAACATTCCGATTCTTCTTCCAGCGACACAAAGCCAAAGCCACCAGCTTCTTCCTGGGAGGAGTGTTTGTCGTATTGATCGGCTGGCCCATCATTGGCGTGGTTCTTGAGATTTACGGCTTCTTCCTTTTATTTCG GGGATTCTTCCCGGTGGCTGTGGGTTTTATCCGACGAATCCCGGTGCTCGGCTCTCTGCTCAGTTTACCAGGGATCAGGACT ttGGTGGATAAAATTGGTGAGAGCAACAACATGGTATGA